In the genome of Dermacentor silvarum isolate Dsil-2018 chromosome 1, BIME_Dsil_1.4, whole genome shotgun sequence, one region contains:
- the LOC125940862 gene encoding uncharacterized protein LOC125940862: MTRDDHSGRRLARAEALARHYGNKHGVFYVDASGPHHGGWYTAAVVHQKTAVNGLTFKAQDITHAEEVAIALAAAHQDSRVIITDSQGACRNIEKGFIPYFAYRILQSSDYLGAPASRTIIWTPAHTGLEGNEAADAAARALTLRASPSPPLDADSEPNPAFTFKEITQHYQFGHAIFPKPCKGLTKAEERLLLRLYTKTLLCPAVLKHFDPACTGECPHCGEKSSDIFHMVWACQSTPHLPPIPNPIREDWEAALLGCSDLASQKALVVRAQAAAIANGLL, translated from the coding sequence atgacacgaGACGACCATAGTGGCCGGCGCCTCGCGCGGGCAGAAGCCTTGGCACGTCACTATGGGAACAAACATGGAGtattctacgtggacgcctccggcccacaccatgggggttggtacacggccgcagtcgtccatcaaaagaccgcggtgaacggccttacgttcaaagcacaagacataacccatgcggaagaggtggccatcgcgctCGCCGCCGCACATCAGGACTCGCGGGTGATCATCACCGACTCGCAAGGGGCTTGCAGGAACATCGAAAAGGGCTTTATACCTTATTTTGCATACCGCATACTTCAAAGCAGCGATTATCTCGGGGCCCCCGCGTCCCGCACGATAATATGGACTCCCGCGCACACGGGTCTCGAGGGCAACGAAGCAgctgacgccgctgcccgcgcgcttaCTCTCCGGGCATCGCCCTCGCCTCCCCTCGATGCGGACTCCGAACCCAATCCGGCTTTTACCTTTAAGGAAATCACCCAAcattaccaattcggccacgcaatctttcctaagccctgtaagggcctcacgaaggcggaggagcgtttactccttcgcctctatactaaaacactgctgtgcccggcagtcctaaaacatttcgaccctgcttgcacaggggagtgtccacactgtggggaaaagtcttcggacattttccacatggtgtgggcatgccaatccaccccgcaccttccccctatacccaaccctatccgggaggactgggaggcggccctgctcggctgctccgacctggcgagccagaaggccctggtcgtgcgtgcccaagccgcggctatagccaatgggcttctgtaa